From a single Xyrauchen texanus isolate HMW12.3.18 chromosome 26, RBS_HiC_50CHRs, whole genome shotgun sequence genomic region:
- the LOC127620064 gene encoding uncharacterized protein LOC127620064 isoform X2 gives MHKTNQAFGPAQVSLEPEEYEWCQRFLKIRNELVGGPDARFFFFTSTPNPCKNLNSYFQAAWAEMNLPGCPTFTDIRSSIATHARNAHTADDRLKISRFMCHDTKIADRFYTINLNPRQALEHRRLFEAALEGPELSLVKQEPKRKHAGRKAAKPRKRAREEESPADSPRSQSSESSASSEGEDVEAESHTDSDMEEQAEPGTSATQIQASPRRMRQRAMVILSPLKKKSSPFKAKVSKSFTPEGLAKASEARERVKAVLKLRSGFCRK, from the exons ATGCATAAAACCAATCAGGCGTTCGGCCCTGCTCAGGTGTCCCTGGAGCCCGAGGAGTACGAGTGGTGCCAGCGTTTCCTCAAGATTAGGAACGAGCTGGTCGGTGGGCCGGACGCCAGGTTCTTTTTCTTTACCTCCACGCCCAATCCCTGCAAAAATTTGAACAGCTACTTCCAGGCGGCGTGGGCGGAGATGAACTTGCCAGGGTGCCCGACCTTCACCGACATCCGGAGCTCCATCGCCACTCAT GCGAGGAACGCGCACACTGCCGACGACAGGCTCAAGATATCTCGGTTCATGTGCCACGACACCAAAATCGCAGACAGGTTTTACACAATAAATCTGAACCCCAGGCAGGCCTTGGAGCACCGGCGTCTGTTCGAGGCGGCGCTGGAGGGGCCCGAGCTGTCCCTGGTCAAGCAGGAGCCCAAGCGCAAGCACGCCGGGAGGAAGGCAGCCAAGCCCAGAAAGCGTGCTCGAGAAGAGGAATCGCCAGCTGACTCACCCCGCTCCCAGTCCTCTGAAAGCAGCGCCAGTTCAGAGGGAGAAGACGTCGAGGCGGAGTCCCATACG GACTCTGACATGGAGGAGCAAGCCGAACCCGGCACCAGCGCCACCCAGATACAGGCCAGCCCCCGAAGGATGCGGCAGAGGGCTATGGTGATTCTGTCACCGCTGAAAAAGAAGTCCTCCCCTTTCAAAGCTAAAGTATCAAAGTCCTTCACACCAGAGGGGCTGGCGAAAGCCAGTGAGGCCAGAGAGCGCGTGAAGGCGGTTCTTAAACTCCGCAGCGGTTTCTGCAGGAAGTGA